The genomic stretch TCAGGCCCCCGCACATTATCTCATTGAGATGTGGGTATCATCATGGTACCCCAttttagaagaggaaactgaagatcAAAGGAAGCTGATGACCCCAAATCCCACTACTAATGATCAGTCAAAATTCAGCCTAAGCCACGCTGTTTTGCTCTGTCCACTAGGATTTCGTAAGTGCCAAGAATTGTAGGTGCTTACCCTCATTTTATCTCATCTACACTTTGCAACACGACCATGAACTATCCGTTCCAGtttggaaaaggaaatgaaggcttagggaggtcaagtaacttgccccGGGTCGTTGTTGATAAAAGAGCTGGGATTCCACCCATAGTCTGTCTCAATCCAGAACCTGTATTCCTAAGTACTGTCCCCACCCAGAGGGCCCTGGGTCTCTTAGGGTGACAGTAACCTCAGGATCTCTTCCCTCCAGAAACCCACACAGGCTCCCAGTCTCCTGGCTTGCTCTTCCCTCACTGATCCAGTCAATCTTGAACTCATAATGGGCATCGGGGCACTGAGAGTATAGTGACAACCAGACACCAACCCTCCCTCATCAGACAGGCCTCAGTCAAAGATGACAACAATGAAGCTGTTCTAAGTTTTTATTAACAGGACTTTAAAAACAAGCATCCATTCCAGTGCTGGGGCTGAGAGCAGgagaaaaggggtgtgggggggcggggacagggcaCGAGGAAGGAAATCCGCTTTATTGGTAATACAGCTCCAGGTTCATCCCATCATGGATTTCATCTGAAGTGAAGGTGTTAAGGAATCCTTTAATGTGGATCCGGGCCCCCACCCTTTCACCTCTCACAGCTGGCCCAGGGGGGCCTGCTCGCTCGGCCCAGGGCCAAGGAAACCATTCTGGACTGGGCCATTTTGATTTGGAAAGAATACAAACTGTAACATTTCATGCTCCTTTTGCACCGCAGACATGGCGGAGTCTCACTCCACCCCGACCTCCTTCAAAGTGTCTTCTAAGCCTCGAAATATTTCACCAACCAACCACCCTCCTCCCGCAGCAAAATAACGACATGAGTCCCATTCTCCAAATGCTTACCACGTGCTACATACTTGGTTAAACACCGTATGAGCACAGTCTCTGACAGACCCGGTGTGGAACCAAGAACCAGGACACGGTGTGGAGCCCTTTCCTCAAGAAATCACACAAAAGGATACAGTCGCCCAGAGAAACGTGGTCCTTAAAAATCGTGTACCTGCGGGATAGACACCTTTCAGACAGAAACCTAAGGCGGTCTTCACCCtggaggcaagcaggcccccCACCCGGACCTCCGGCCTGGTCCCCTGGTCCCCGAAGCCCCGCTCTGTCACTGCACTCACCACTTCTTCAACACGATCTTGTTCCAACGGGTCCCCGTTTGGGCTGCGATCAGCTTCTTGAGGTCCCCGATGGTGTCATCGGTGCTGGCGCAGAGGAGTTAAGGGAAACGGTACGGGTGGTGGGAGGACACTGCAGGGCTAACTGCACTTTACAggctccccacccgcccccctaCAGCACGGACCCAGATGCCTAtgccaggccccccgcccccctacagCACGGACCCAGTTGCCTAtgccaggccccccgcccccctacagCACCGACCCAGATGCCTAtgccaggccccccgcccccctacagcacggacccagatgcctatgccaggccccccgcccccctacagCACGGACCCAGTTGCCTATGCCAGGCCCCCCGGCCCCCTACAGCACGGACCCAGATGCCTAtgccaggccccccgcccccctacagCACCGACCCAGTTGCCTAtgccaggccccccgcccccctacagcacggacccagatgcctatgccaggccccccgcccccctacagCACCGACCCAGTTGCCTAtgccaggccccccgcccccctacagCACCGACCCAGTTGCCTAtgccaggccccccgcccccctacagca from Eptesicus fuscus isolate TK198812 chromosome 6, DD_ASM_mEF_20220401, whole genome shotgun sequence encodes the following:
- the UBL5 gene encoding ubiquitin-like protein 5 isoform X2; protein product: MIEVVCNDRLGKKVRVKCNTDDTIGDLKKLIAAQTGTRWNKIVLKKWCLSRRYTIFKDHVSLGDYEIHDGMNLELYYQ
- the UBL5 gene encoding ubiquitin-like protein 5 isoform X3, encoding MIEVVCNDRLGKKVRVKCNTDDTIGDLKKLIAAQTGTRWNKIVLKKWYTIFKDHVSLGDYEIHDGMNLELYYQ
- the UBL5 gene encoding ubiquitin-like protein 5 isoform X1 translates to MIEVVCNDRLGKKVRVKCNTDDTIGDLKKLIAAQTGTRWNKIVLKKWFLSERCLSRRYTIFKDHVSLGDYEIHDGMNLELYYQ